A window of Sphingobium herbicidovorans contains these coding sequences:
- a CDS encoding Flp family type IVb pilin yields MTFFKNLWNDESGASAAEYALILAIVGTGIAVASWTLGGAIGNAIGNAANCIQDSSGADAQPASC; encoded by the coding sequence ATGACTTTCTTCAAGAATCTTTGGAATGATGAGAGCGGCGCTTCGGCGGCTGAATATGCGCTGATCCTTGCGATTGTTGGCACCGGTATTGCGGTTGCATCTTGGACCCTAGGGGGAGCAATCGGTAACGCTATCGGTAATGCTGCCAATTGCATTCAAGATAGCTCCGGCGCGGATGCCCAGCCGGCGTCCTGCTGA
- the cpaB gene encoding Flp pilus assembly protein CpaB: protein MGQRRSLIILGFAILLGLAAVFVANSYLSRAEQQQAAVPAGMAKVVVASMPLPFGTAITPEKMRVVDWPANSVPPGAFRDPLQLTSLGKQRVVLRQIEPGEPILTSKLSGEGGRATMSGVLRPEMRAVAVRVNDVAAAGGFVLPGDTVDVFVTRTMQDGMGGASEQITDVLLQNTRVIAIDQNANDTSKDPAIGKTATLEVNQVDAQKLVLGQQVGQLTLVLRNVTDQPNPAVQTVGTEDLRDGAYVGGLAGPRARVANVAYLPAPAMRAPRRAVPRNVSALPATASVEIVRGTTGTSYEVKRYGSR, encoded by the coding sequence GTGGGGCAGCGCAGATCTTTAATCATCCTTGGCTTTGCAATCCTGCTTGGTCTGGCGGCGGTATTCGTCGCCAATAGCTATTTGAGCAGGGCGGAGCAGCAGCAGGCAGCTGTCCCGGCGGGCATGGCCAAGGTTGTCGTGGCGTCGATGCCGCTGCCCTTTGGCACCGCGATCACGCCGGAAAAGATGAGGGTGGTCGATTGGCCCGCCAATTCGGTGCCGCCGGGCGCTTTCCGCGATCCGTTGCAGCTTACCTCCCTGGGCAAGCAGCGCGTCGTGCTGCGGCAGATCGAGCCGGGCGAGCCGATCCTTACATCCAAATTGTCAGGCGAAGGCGGTCGCGCCACCATGTCCGGTGTGCTGCGGCCCGAAATGCGTGCGGTCGCCGTGCGGGTGAATGATGTGGCGGCGGCTGGCGGCTTCGTGCTGCCGGGCGATACCGTCGACGTCTTCGTCACGCGCACGATGCAGGACGGCATGGGCGGGGCGAGCGAGCAGATCACCGATGTCCTGTTGCAGAACACCCGCGTCATCGCCATCGACCAGAACGCGAACGATACGTCCAAGGACCCGGCCATCGGCAAGACCGCCACGCTGGAGGTCAACCAGGTGGACGCGCAGAAGCTGGTCCTGGGCCAGCAGGTCGGCCAGTTGACGCTGGTGCTGCGCAATGTGACGGACCAGCCCAATCCGGCGGTGCAGACCGTGGGGACGGAGGATCTGCGCGATGGCGCCTATGTCGGCGGCTTGGCCGGGCCGCGCGCCCGTGTCGCCAACGTCGCTTATCTGCCTGCGCCCGCCATGCGCGCGCCGCGCCGGGCCGTGCCCCGCAATGTTTCCGCTCTGCCCGCGACCGCATCGGTCGAAATCGTGCGCGGCACGACCGGCACCAGCTATGAGGTGAAGCGCTATGGTTCCCGCTAA
- a CDS encoding type II and III secretion system protein family protein, whose amino-acid sequence MVPAKSAAMLALGVAMATGTAIPVHAQVASLTTSNVNHAGQFDVPLNKSQVLTVDRPFSKAMVGNQEIADILPMTNRSLYVLGKKVGTTSLTLYDSRNMLIAVVDVAVGPDVVTLKRQLSELIPGEQIGARISNDAVVLTGTVSSASAVDRAVQIAKTYAGGDEKVVNMLSVGASQQVMLEVRFSEVNRQAAKELGINHSFINNSGKFVGGVGENGLAGVPVTGSTSSVGSGSTSGSSLTNTITTTNGAPNTVNQAVTSNSQFSNNSSSSVTARGGNGVLDLLLPATAFSALGLVTNIGGLKISSALDALERKGLVKTLAEPTLVALSGETASFLAGGEFPIPVAQNNNGTGGGNSITVEFKPFGVSLGFTPTVLSDGVINLVVEPEVSSIDPSASVQINGLVIPGLLTRRAKTVVELRDGQSFAIAGLLRNDFQDTIRQVPVLGSLPIIGALFRSSAFQKQQTELVMIVTPRLVKPMRAEDVSLPTDRVGDPNELDLFLMGRTDKAVGINPLNPDAMPPERRQAAPAPAAPAADPAGATQSGYEL is encoded by the coding sequence ATGGTTCCCGCTAAATCCGCCGCGATGCTGGCGCTGGGGGTGGCGATGGCCACCGGGACGGCGATACCGGTCCACGCGCAGGTCGCTTCGTTGACCACCAGCAACGTCAATCATGCCGGGCAGTTCGACGTGCCGCTCAACAAGAGTCAGGTGCTCACGGTCGACCGGCCCTTTTCCAAGGCGATGGTCGGCAATCAGGAGATTGCCGACATTTTGCCCATGACCAACCGGTCGCTGTACGTGCTGGGCAAGAAGGTGGGGACGACCAGCCTGACCCTCTATGACAGCCGCAACATGTTGATCGCGGTGGTCGATGTGGCGGTGGGGCCGGACGTCGTGACGCTGAAGCGCCAGCTGTCCGAACTGATCCCCGGCGAGCAGATCGGCGCGCGTATCTCCAACGACGCGGTCGTGCTGACCGGGACGGTGTCGAGCGCCTCTGCGGTCGACCGGGCGGTGCAGATCGCCAAGACCTATGCCGGGGGCGACGAGAAGGTCGTCAACATGCTGTCGGTCGGCGCTTCGCAGCAGGTGATGCTGGAGGTGCGCTTTTCGGAAGTGAACCGGCAGGCGGCGAAGGAATTGGGGATTAATCATTCCTTCATCAACAACAGCGGGAAATTTGTTGGTGGCGTAGGGGAGAACGGACTGGCCGGTGTTCCCGTAACTGGTAGCACATCCTCCGTCGGTTCTGGATCGACTAGTGGTTCTTCACTTACGAACACAATCACTACTACAAACGGCGCTCCCAACACCGTCAACCAAGCTGTCACATCCAATTCGCAATTCTCGAACAACTCTTCCTCTTCAGTTACGGCTAGAGGCGGAAACGGCGTTTTGGATTTGCTTCTGCCCGCAACCGCATTTAGCGCGCTTGGGCTGGTGACGAATATTGGAGGACTGAAGATCTCCTCGGCGCTGGATGCGCTTGAACGGAAAGGGCTGGTCAAAACGCTAGCCGAACCGACGCTCGTGGCATTGTCGGGTGAAACGGCCTCATTCCTTGCAGGCGGGGAATTCCCCATCCCGGTGGCACAGAACAACAATGGGACCGGCGGCGGCAATTCGATCACCGTGGAATTCAAGCCATTTGGCGTCAGTCTGGGCTTTACACCAACGGTGTTGAGCGATGGTGTTATTAACCTTGTTGTTGAGCCGGAAGTCAGCTCGATCGATCCTTCGGCATCGGTTCAAATCAATGGCCTTGTCATTCCGGGGTTGCTGACGCGGCGGGCCAAGACGGTCGTAGAGTTACGTGACGGGCAGTCCTTTGCCATCGCGGGACTGCTGCGCAACGACTTCCAGGATACGATACGTCAGGTTCCTGTGCTCGGGTCGCTGCCGATCATCGGCGCGCTCTTCCGGTCTTCCGCCTTCCAGAAGCAGCAGACCGAACTGGTCATGATCGTAACCCCGCGGCTGGTGAAGCCGATGCGTGCGGAGGATGTGAGCTTGCCGACCGACCGGGTGGGCGATCCCAATGAGCTGGACCTGTTCCTGATGGGCCGGACCGACAAGGCGGTGGGCATCAACCCGCTCAATCCCGACGCGATGCCGCCCGAACGGCGTCAGGCGGCTCCGGCTCCGGCCGCACCGGCTGCCGATCCGGCTGGCGCAACGCAGAGCGGATATGAACTATGA
- a CDS encoding pilus assembly protein TadG-related protein: MSARRNSLIRSTSGAVAPTVALSLFALIAAGGIAFDYARMAAMDTELQNAADQAALAAVTQLDGGEDAIVRATAAAQDLITNNTRFANDGGGAAIGVPTLVFYESYDQEADDFVGQIDAADEDADTRARVVQVTVAGREAFFALTPIVSILSSGDIAASAAAGLGRSICKVPPLMICNPTPGEEFNPFDPDTGQEALRGFGVKVVGQAGNSWSPGNFGFLDVGQDDVGAPDLLSALAYQNPTLDCLNVETNDVDPGVTAPAFDAINTRFDIYNFGGGGGSTLGACFNGACPAASNVIKDLVRPDNANNNGNGCKIHNQGWQLPSNQFSPQAYSASQTVTTLMDPNGVDAMGLPRDNCHYLSYGQSCPGSNADEQRVGNGNWARQDYFTKYHNATRPSGWQTMTRYETYVWEQQAATPSNLPNNVSAGGNLRQYGVPQCSSGTLDSARDRRLVTVAVVDNCADLNGTSVPAEIGKWVDMFLVEPAYNRGNGVTGTEVYFEVVRNNTVAGSESTGSQVIRRDVPYLIR, translated from the coding sequence ATGTCTGCCCGTCGGAATAGCCTGATCAGGTCAACCAGCGGTGCGGTAGCGCCGACGGTAGCCCTGTCGCTGTTCGCTCTGATTGCGGCGGGGGGCATCGCGTTTGATTATGCGCGGATGGCGGCAATGGATACCGAGTTGCAGAATGCAGCTGACCAAGCCGCCTTGGCTGCCGTAACTCAGCTTGATGGTGGAGAGGATGCCATCGTGCGGGCGACGGCGGCTGCCCAGGACCTGATTACTAATAACACCCGCTTTGCCAATGATGGCGGAGGCGCAGCGATCGGTGTGCCTACGCTGGTCTTCTATGAGAGCTATGATCAGGAGGCAGATGATTTCGTTGGCCAGATTGATGCTGCTGACGAAGATGCCGATACAAGAGCGCGCGTCGTTCAGGTGACCGTCGCTGGTCGTGAAGCATTCTTTGCTCTGACCCCGATTGTGTCAATTCTCAGTTCCGGTGACATTGCCGCCTCCGCTGCAGCAGGGCTTGGGCGCTCTATCTGCAAGGTTCCACCCCTAATGATTTGCAATCCAACTCCGGGGGAGGAATTTAATCCCTTCGATCCCGACACAGGTCAGGAGGCCCTAAGGGGCTTTGGGGTTAAAGTCGTTGGTCAGGCGGGCAATAGCTGGTCGCCGGGGAATTTCGGTTTCCTTGACGTAGGCCAGGATGACGTCGGTGCTCCCGACTTGCTCTCGGCGCTCGCTTATCAGAATCCTACTCTCGACTGCCTCAATGTAGAAACAAATGACGTTGATCCGGGCGTTACTGCTCCCGCGTTCGATGCAATCAATACACGATTTGATATTTACAACTTCGGCGGTGGCGGTGGTTCAACTTTGGGTGCTTGCTTCAACGGTGCCTGTCCGGCTGCTTCAAATGTGATCAAAGACTTGGTGCGACCGGACAATGCAAATAACAATGGCAACGGATGCAAAATACATAATCAAGGCTGGCAGCTTCCATCAAATCAGTTCTCGCCGCAAGCGTATAGTGCGAGCCAGACCGTCACGACTTTAATGGACCCTAATGGTGTGGATGCGATGGGGCTGCCCAGAGACAACTGCCATTATTTAAGTTATGGTCAGTCATGTCCTGGCTCTAACGCGGATGAACAGCGTGTAGGCAACGGAAATTGGGCCCGCCAGGATTATTTCACGAAGTACCACAACGCGACACGGCCTTCTGGTTGGCAGACGATGACCCGCTACGAGACCTACGTTTGGGAGCAGCAGGCGGCGACGCCCAGCAACTTGCCCAACAATGTGAGTGCTGGTGGAAACCTGCGGCAATATGGTGTTCCCCAGTGTTCGTCGGGAACGCTGGATAGCGCGCGTGACCGACGGCTCGTTACAGTGGCTGTTGTCGATAATTGCGCAGATCTCAACGGCACATCGGTGCCCGCAGAGATTGGGAAGTGGGTTGATATGTTTTTGGTCGAACCTGCTTATAACCGTGGCAATGGCGTGACCGGGACAGAAGTATATTTTGAGGTGGTACGCAACAATACTGTTGCTGGCAGTGAAAGTACGGGATCGCAGGTTATCCGCCGCGATGTTCCGTATCTCATACGTTGA
- a CDS encoding TadE family protein produces MALVTPLLIILMFGSFELGNYFLSEHVVVKAVRDGARYASRLNLSNFDCSSASSDNTLADAAIEENIQNLVRTGLIDIDEDEEARLRGWSDGSDIHVEYDCVAVDEADPPYSGIYAGLDFVPVVHVEVRGLDYTSLFNDLGFTSSTITLNAEAQSAVMGI; encoded by the coding sequence ATGGCGCTGGTTACACCTCTGCTCATTATACTGATGTTCGGCTCATTCGAACTGGGAAACTATTTCCTCAGCGAGCATGTCGTGGTGAAGGCTGTGCGCGACGGCGCACGCTATGCTTCGCGGCTGAATCTGTCCAATTTCGATTGCAGCTCCGCTTCTTCTGATAACACATTAGCGGACGCGGCAATTGAAGAGAATATCCAGAACCTCGTTCGGACGGGCCTGATAGACATCGATGAGGATGAAGAGGCTCGGTTGCGGGGTTGGAGTGATGGGTCGGACATCCATGTGGAATATGACTGCGTCGCCGTTGATGAGGCCGATCCGCCCTACAGCGGCATTTATGCCGGTTTGGACTTTGTTCCGGTCGTGCATGTGGAAGTTAGGGGGTTGGATTATACTTCCCTATTTAACGACCTAGGTTTCACCAGTTCGACCATAACCTTAAATGCCGAGGCTCAATCTGCGGTGATGGGGATATGA
- a CDS encoding TadE/TadG family type IV pilus assembly protein, with protein MKSLKSLIRDNRASSAAEFALVLPLLLIFLLGILDVGRLMWTWNKAEKATQIGVRYAVVTDVAAGELSDFKFTVDAGVGQGNAVPATVFDYLICTEDNDCSDCSGTACNSIDPSLDSDAFDALVGRMQTMFREIGSENVEVEYRNVGLGFAGDPNGADVSPLVTVRFREDNPITFTPILSQIFGVTISLPSFSAALTMEDGQGAVSN; from the coding sequence ATGAAGTCCCTCAAGAGCCTCATTCGTGACAATAGGGCAAGCTCAGCAGCCGAGTTCGCGTTGGTTTTGCCGCTGCTTCTGATTTTCCTCTTGGGCATTCTTGATGTCGGCCGGTTGATGTGGACGTGGAATAAGGCTGAGAAGGCGACACAGATCGGGGTTCGTTATGCGGTGGTGACTGACGTTGCTGCCGGCGAGCTGTCTGACTTTAAATTTACCGTCGATGCGGGGGTGGGGCAGGGGAATGCAGTCCCTGCGACGGTCTTTGATTATCTGATTTGCACTGAGGACAATGACTGCTCGGATTGCTCCGGTACTGCATGCAATAGCATTGACCCCTCGCTCGATTCAGATGCTTTCGATGCGCTTGTTGGAAGAATGCAAACTATGTTTCGCGAAATTGGCTCCGAAAATGTCGAGGTTGAATATCGCAACGTTGGTCTTGGCTTCGCAGGTGATCCTAACGGAGCCGATGTGTCTCCGCTGGTAACGGTAAGGTTTCGGGAAGACAATCCGATCACCTTTACTCCGATTTTGTCGCAAATCTTTGGTGTGACCATCTCCCTACCCAGCTTCAGCGCCGCCCTCACTATGGAAGACGGCCAGGGCGCGGTATCAAATTGA
- a CDS encoding AAA family ATPase has product MRNKILGIVTNTAEATESWTLDVGDEGIHLILSEQEVAASDILGDRLSGQSLTLSMLAPGAALPQSLVGEAKAVILEVQPDDEASMRRLAALRAANPALLVVAAVRNAEIPLVRALLRSGINDVVALPLQASELTAVLDQLRTEIAAKGGRDVKMGALVSIIKSVGGVGATTIATQAASLHARSAKQAGERVCLFDFDVQFGGAGTCLNITSSLTLADLLQAGNRVDRELLGSVTVETPTGLHVVTAPTEIMPLEAVNADQVFRVIELAQRNFDTIYLDLPGNWTNWSMSLVARSEVIFLVCELTIASLRQARRQIALLRDQDIDPARIHVIANRVEKKLFRAIGLEDAAAALDHPVNLSIANDFPLVSSALDQGVLIQELKARSRICKDMADIVDCTTQAVEARRQAEKS; this is encoded by the coding sequence TTGAGGAACAAGATCTTGGGCATCGTGACGAACACAGCGGAAGCGACCGAGAGTTGGACCCTTGATGTGGGTGACGAGGGCATCCACCTTATCCTGTCCGAGCAGGAAGTGGCGGCTTCCGATATATTGGGGGATCGGTTGAGCGGGCAGTCGCTCACGCTGTCCATGCTGGCGCCGGGCGCGGCTTTGCCGCAGTCGCTGGTGGGAGAGGCGAAGGCCGTCATCCTTGAGGTGCAGCCGGACGACGAGGCGTCGATGCGGCGGCTGGCGGCTTTGCGGGCGGCCAATCCGGCGCTGCTGGTGGTCGCGGCGGTGCGCAATGCGGAAATTCCGCTGGTGCGTGCGCTGTTGCGCAGCGGGATCAATGATGTGGTGGCGCTGCCCTTGCAGGCGAGCGAACTGACCGCGGTACTCGATCAGCTGCGCACGGAGATCGCGGCGAAGGGTGGCCGCGACGTCAAGATGGGCGCGCTGGTGTCGATCATCAAGAGCGTCGGCGGCGTGGGCGCGACGACCATCGCGACACAGGCGGCCAGCCTGCATGCGCGGTCGGCGAAACAGGCGGGCGAGCGGGTGTGCCTGTTCGACTTTGACGTGCAGTTCGGCGGTGCGGGAACGTGCCTGAACATCACATCGTCGCTGACGCTGGCGGACTTGTTGCAGGCGGGCAATCGGGTGGACCGGGAACTGCTCGGCTCCGTCACTGTCGAAACGCCCACTGGGCTGCATGTGGTGACTGCGCCGACCGAAATCATGCCGCTGGAGGCGGTGAACGCGGATCAGGTGTTCCGTGTCATCGAACTGGCGCAGCGGAACTTCGACACCATCTATCTGGACTTGCCGGGCAACTGGACCAACTGGTCGATGTCGCTGGTGGCGCGGTCGGAAGTCATATTCCTGGTGTGCGAACTGACCATCGCCAGCCTGCGCCAGGCGCGGCGGCAGATCGCCCTGCTGCGCGACCAGGACATTGATCCGGCCCGCATCCATGTGATCGCCAACCGGGTGGAAAAGAAGCTGTTTCGCGCGATCGGGCTGGAGGATGCGGCGGCGGCGCTGGATCATCCGGTGAATTTGAGCATCGCAAACGACTTTCCGCTGGTCAGCTCGGCGCTGGACCAGGGCGTGCTGATCCAGGAACTCAAGGCGCGCAGCCGCATCTGCAAGGACATGGCGGACATCGTCGATTGCACCACGCAAGCGGTTGAAGCGCGGCGTCAGGCGGAGAAGAGCTGA